A genomic window from Anopheles ziemanni chromosome X, idAnoZiCoDA_A2_x.2, whole genome shotgun sequence includes:
- the LOC131291026 gene encoding uncharacterized protein LOC131291026: MNNENENIVAEALRLLTALEGSVKEVAASLDAKMKPEVAAVKVDILASLWRDGNAALMRVESVTGPHPRRGPFTEAYAAAMAAATKRREGAASKPSILDTTMAGQPSRADHLPRIELPKFEGSPSEWPAFSSRFEKRVAGLTEDSDKFAFLIKCLERCDIARHSCEAFENAGMPFAQAWAKLEERFYKKRVAFMGHIRKILELPRMSSPSANALMRVIDVVETAVASARQIAEAGDSTSVVEDGLIVALVMDKLDAETIASVTRRADQQLIPTWVELRRELDGLANKIYYQPKRKEDADRARGANQRAARTVLAATVTPKPAAIASRPARKAPATQPAAAAIVPASTSTKGGNAPPSGSNSSNDPAADSCQSSRALVDISPTEDIPLLDNYVLLATVAILIQDNMGMWQRIRCVLDSGSQIEAITKNAVKRLGLAMHPARLTLSGVGSKIPVTQQIRAKITSIDGSCSEDVGFFVIPGLSDQPARAIRQDELDLPEAKFLADAEFYHPGTIDAILGARICFDALKTGLRRLPNGLTLQNSKFGWLVGGMLRDTTSADLYEHSCLATCVDDLKEILERFWRIEELPNDAADSTVWKSHELETHFKEHTTIADDGRYIVQIPLRGELNQLGDSMGQARRRLLALERRLASHEPTYAEYRKFMREYQELGHMCPVSTKELPKVRYVIPHSCVVKPDSTTTKLRVVFDASAKSTTGISLNDLQAVGPVIQPDLFRIWLDFRTQTVVATADIVKMYRQVWVSEPDTWMQCILWRDKPKDTMQLFRLLTVTYGEAASSYLACRALFEAGEEVRTSDPQTADAIQSSFYVDNLSLGASTPEQLRELMTSVERALNIRGMPLRKWASNSPEITSKIPVEHRDTTVQIGEKQAIKLLGLAWCPTEDTFQLVVQDEFYEPLGSLEKRRLASKVGKLYDPIGILQPVIVTGKILLQDLWRDGFGWDEAASPRMIESWNGFASHLPLLRQLPIPRMALPSEPQDAIMYGFSDASTKAFGCAIYLRFLDGEGNPQSRLLCSRSRLAPIEEVTLPRLELQGALLLARLYAKIKDAFGTRISQTRWWTDSQVVLAWIRSDNTKWGVYVKNRVEKIHAATNRLDWSYVPTKLNPADLVSRGLPANKLINSETASFWLNGPSFIVNDERPVMPQLNYVTALEEAVDAPLLLTAMVGNDCDDLLSQYKHHNSFIMTRRHFAWLGRAIFNLRAPSSSVEKKSGPLQLDELEYGLQLIVRVMQATCFPNEVKEMQDSGSVTPKGSMQHLDPIVRDKIICVRGRLGNSDLADEAKVPFLVPKSHPFSRVIIRHLHEHNFHAGTELIMAEFRARFWMRDLRRTVVGVTSRCVICARARPRQYAQQMGQLPSARVNVSPAFTHTGVDLCGPFEIVSNARSGKRRTVYVCIFVCFTTKATHLEVVEDQSTSAFISALLRFVSLRGRPDTIYSDNGRNFVGAARELTLLRKTHNNREFQDEVVSLAADSGIRFSFIPPRSPNFGGLWEANIKVAKRLFKAAAKGAQLNLVELQTLLYQISAILNSRPLTAIHSSPESVEALTPAHFLIGRASFTTPAPLGDDDTVGVKTRWKRVQKLAQQFWSRWRTEYLAQLRCSAKWTKRTTNLQTGQIVLVGDDNLPVGRWPMGLVVKTYVGPDGIVRVADIRTSSGIYKRNVRLLAPLPVEAAETEVSKEHSGAPDSSVSDAAPNEQLEGSAAQCPPDSTPGYVPPTTPEHEDDPPPTCGIWDGRQRPKGGRNGCGK; the protein is encoded by the exons ATGAATAACGAGAACGAAAACATCGTGGCCGAGGCCTTGCGGCTACTTACCGCCCTAGAGGGCAGCGTAAAGGAGGTGGCCGCAAGCCTCGATGCGAAGATGAAACCGGAGGTGGCCGCCGTGAAGGTGGACATCTTGGCGTCCCTGTGGCGGGACGGGAACGCCGCGCTGATGCGCGTCGAAAGTGTCACCGGCCCCCATCCGCGCAGGGGCCCCTTCACGGAGGCTTATGCGGCAGCCATGGCGGCTGCAACCAAGCGCCGTGAGGGAGCCGCCTCCAAACCGTCCATTTTGGACACCACGATGGCGGGGCAGCCATCGCGAGCAGACCACCTGCCTCGCATAGAACTGCCCAAGTTCGAGGGCTCGCCCTCCGAATGGCCCGCGTTCTCGAGTCGATTCGAGAAGCGCGTGGCCGGACTTACGGAGGACTCCGATAAATTCGcctttttgataaaatgcCTCGAGCGGTGCGACATCGCGAGGCACAGTTGTGAGGCATTCGAAAACGCCGGAATGCCGTTCGCCCAAGCTTGGGCCAAGCTGGAGGAGAGATTTTATAAGAAGCGGGTGGCATTTATGGGCCACATCCGCAAAATCCTCGAACTGCCCAGGATGAGCTCTCCGTCGGCGAACGCGTTGATGCGCGTCATCGACGTAGTGGAGACGGCCGTGGCCTCAGCCCGCCAGATCGCCGAGGCTGGCGATTCCACCTCCGTGGTGGAAGACGGGCTGATTGTCGCGCTCGTAATGGACAAGCTAGACGCTGAAACCATTGCGAGCGTGACACGGCGTGCGGACCAGCAGCTCATCCCTACGTGGGTTGAGCTGCGTCGCGAGCTGGATGGGCTggctaataaaatttattatcagCCCAAGCGGAAGGAAGATGCGGATCGAGCGCGTGGAGCGAACCAGCGAGCAGCACGGACGGTGCTAGCTGCAACCGTCACCCCGAAGCCCGCTGCCATCGCCTCCAGGCCTGCGCGGAAGGCGCCGGCGACCCAGCCAGCCGCTGCCGCCATCGTTCCCGCCAGCACCAGTACGAAG GGTGGTAATGCCCCCCCTTCGGGCTCCAATTCATCGAATGATCCTGCTGCCGATTCTTGCCAATCAAGTCGTGCCTTGGTTGACATTTCACCAACGGAAGACATCCCGCTACTGGACAACTACGTGCTGCTCGCTACTGTCGCGATACTCATCCAGGACAACATGGGGATGTGGCAACGGATCCGATGCGTGCTCGACTCCGGCAGCCAAATCGAGGCAATCACCAAGAATGCGGTCAAGCGTCTTGGATTAGCGATGCACCCTGCACGATTGACGCTGAGTGGCGTGGGGAGCAAAATCCCAGTAACCCAACAAATACGAGCGAAGATTACGTCGATTGACGGCAGCTGCTCTGAGGATGTCGGATTCTTCGTGATTCCCGGTCTCAGTGATCAACCGGCTCGTGCCATCAGACAAGACGAATTGGACCTGCCAGAGGCCAAGTTCCTAGCAGATGCGGAATTCTACCATCCTGGAACAATCGACGCTATCTTAGGTGCCAGAatatgcttcgacgcactcaAGACAGGGCTGCGTCGCCTCCCAAATGGCTTGACCCTCCAGAATTCTAAATTCGGATGGCTCGTGGGAGGAATGCTACGTGACACGACTTCAGCCGATCTATACGAACACAGTTGTCTAGCTACGTGCGTCGATGACCTAAAGGAGATCCTCGAACGATTCTGGAGAATCGAAGAACTCCCAAATGATGCCGCCGACTCCACGGTTTGGAAGTCTCACGAACTAGAGACGCACTTTAAGGAGCATACCACCATCGCTGACGATGGACGATACATCGTACAAATTCCCTTACGGGGGGAGCTAAACCAGCTGGGAGATTCAATGGGGCAAGCAAGACGCCGCTTGCTAGCCCTAGAAAGACGTCTCGCCAGCCATGAGCCCACCTACGCAGAATATCGAAAGTTCATGCGAGAGTACCAAGAGCTGGGCCACATGTGCCCAGTATCAACGAAGGAGCTCCCCAAAGTACGCTACGTGATTCCCCACTCTTGCGTGGTCAAGCCAGACTCGACTACCACAAAACTACGCGTTGTGTTCGACGCCAGCGCGAAATCAACGACGGGAATCTCGCTGAACGACCTCCAAGCCGTAGGACCCGTGATCCAGCCTGACTTGTTCCGAATCTGGCTAGATTTCCGTACTCAAACCGTGGTGGCGACTGCCGACATCGTGAAGATGTACCGTCAAGTGTGGGTATCCGAGCCCGACACTTGGATGCAGTGCATTCTGTGGCGCGACAAGCCAAAGGACACGATGCAACTATTCAGACTCCTCACTGTTACGTACGGTGAGGCTGCTTCGTCTTATTTGGCCTGCAGGGCGTTGTTCGAAGCCGGGGAAGAAGTGCGGACTTCCGATCCCCAGACAGCTGACGCCATCCAATCATCGTTCTACGTGGACAACCTTTCGTTGGGCGCATCGACTCCCGAGCAGCTACGTGAGCTTATGACCAGCGTCGAGCGAGCACTCAACATACGCGGGATGCCATTGCGAAAGTGGGCATCTAACTCACCAGAGATCACCAGTAAAATCCCGGTGGAACACCGCGATACAACTGTACAGATTGGTGAGAAGCAGGCCATCAAGTTGCTCGGCCTGGCTTGGTGCCCTACAGAGGATACGTTCCAGCTCGTAGTCCAGGATGAGTTCTACGAGCCTTTGGGTTCATTGGAGAAACGACGTTTAGCATCCAAAGTTGGCAAGCTGTATGATCCTATCGGGATCCTCCAACCAGTGATAGTCACCGGAAAGATTCTGCTACAAGACCTCTGGCGAGATGGCTTCGGATGGGATGAAGCCGCATCACCTCGCATGATCGAAAGCTGGAACGGATTCGCCAGCCACCTGCCGCTTCTCAGACAGCTCCCAATCCCAAGGATGGCGCTGCCCAGCGAACCTCAGGACGCGATCATGTACGGCTTCAGCGACGCATCTACGAAGGCCTTTGGATGCGCCATATACCTTCGCTTTCTGGACGGTGAAGGAAACCCGCAATCTCGGTTGCTGTGCTCCAGGTCGCGATTGGCACCCATCGAAGAGGTGACTTTGCCGCGACTCGAACTGCAAGGAGCTCTGCTCCTAGCTCGCCTTTATGCCAAAATAAAGGACGCCTTCGGCACCCGGATAAGCCAAACTCGTTGGTGGACTGACTCTCAGGTGGTACTGGCTTGGATACGTTCCGACAACACCAAGTGGGGAGTCTACGTTAAGAACCGGGTGGAGAAAATTCACGCTGCCACGAATCGTCTGGATTGGAGCTACGTGCCGACGAAACTCAACCCAGCAGACCTTGTGTCCAGAGGACTTCCTGCCAACAAGCTTATAAACAGCGAGACTGCGAGTTTTTGGCTGAACGGACCGAGTTTCATAGTCAATGATGAAAGGCCAGTTATGCCTCAACTAAACTACGTGACTGCGTTGGAGGAAGCTGTCGACGCTCCTCTATTGTTGACGGCCATGGTGGGGAACGATTGTGATGACTTGTTATCCCAGTATAAGCACCACAACTCGTTCATCATGACAAGACGACATTTCGCGTGGCTCGGTAGAGCAATCTTTAACTTACGCGCACCCTCATCCTCCGTGGAGAAAAAATCAGGACCCCTTCAGCTCGACGAATTGGAGTACGGACTCCAACTGATAGTACGGGTGATGCAAGCTACGTGCTTTCCCAATGAGGTCAAGGAGATGCAAGACTCCGGGTCAGTTACGCCCAAGGGTTCGATGCAGCACCTCGACCCAATAGTAAGGGATAAGATCATCTGCGTACGGGGACGACTAGGAAACTCGGATCTGGCTGACGAAGCCAAGGTTCCTTTCCTAGTACCAAAGTCGCATCCCTTCTCCCGCGTAATCATCCGCCATTTGCACGAGCACAATTTCCATGCGGGAACTGAGCTGATCATGGCCGAATTCCGTGCGAGATTCTGGATGCGAGACCTGCGAAGAACAGTCGTCGGGGTAACCTCGAGATGCGTAATTTGTGCCCGAGCGCGCCCAAGACAATACGCCCAGCAGATGGGACAGCTGCCGTCGGCTCGCGTCAACGTGTCTCCCGCCTTCACCCACACCGGCGTGGACCTGTGTGGCcccttcgaaatcgtttcaaaTGCTCGATCAGGCAAGCGTAGAACGGTCTACGTTTGTATCTTCGTGTGTTTCACTACAAAGGCCACGCACTTGGAGGTAGTGGAAGATCAGTCGACATCGGCGTTCATCTCAGCTCTATTACGATTCGTGTCCCTACGTGGAAGACCTGACACGATCTACTCCGACAACGGCCGCAACTTCGTGGGAGCTGCCAGAGAATTGACCCTGCTTCGCAAGACTCACAACAACCGGGAATTCCAGGACGAAGTGGTGAGCTTGGCAGCGGACAGCGGAATTCGTTTCTCGTTTATCCCTCCCAGGAGCCCAAACTTCGGAGGGCTTTGGGAGGCCAACATCAAGGTGGCAAAACGATTGTTCAAGGCCGCCGCAAAGGGAGCCCAGCTGAACTTGGTAGAGCTACAGACGTTACTCTACCAAATTTCGGCCATTCTCAACTCCAGGCCGCTCACCGCAATCCACTCCAGTCCGGAATCGGTAGAGGCACTTACCCCTGCGCACTTCCTCATCGGACGAGCATCATTCACCACTCCTGCCCCGCTTGGAGACGATGACACGGTCGGTGTCAAAACTCGCTGGAAGCGAGTCCAGAAACTCGCTCAGCAATTCTGGTCCCGTTGGCGAACTGAGTACCTTGCTCAGTTGCGTTGTAGTGCGAAGTGGACGAAACGCACTACAAACTTGCAGACGGGCCAGATCGTGCTAGTCGGTGATGACAACCTACCCGTTGGACGATGGCCCATGGGCCTGGTCGTCAAAACCTACGTGGGACCCGACGGCATCGTACGTGTCGCTGACATACGAACAAGCAGCGGCATCTACAAGCGCAACGTGAGGCTGTTGGCACCCCTCCCAGTTGAGGCCGCTGAAACGGAAGTATCCAAGGAGCATTCGGGCGCACCTGACTCTTCCGTATCCGACGCAGCGCCAAACGAACAACTTGAGGGATCAGCAGCGCAGTGTCCTCCTGACTCGACTCCTGGCTACGTGCCGCCGACGACCCCTGAGCATGAGGACGACCCACCACCTACGTGCGGAATTTGGGACGGTCGCCAGCGTCCCAAAGGGGGGAGGAATGGTTGTGGGAAATAA